The Salvia miltiorrhiza cultivar Shanhuang (shh) chromosome 1, IMPLAD_Smil_shh, whole genome shotgun sequence genome has a window encoding:
- the LOC130997662 gene encoding uncharacterized protein LOC130997662, with amino-acid sequence MAEIEEISRKLKGTQFLKIEVVDDTALIDTALISKGKISRRQESKTTAIAMKKRPRKDWKIKKTCAKKYSRPEMLALSLRNLDHQRNTWSHIYAALTASVAAEYDGLLAPAPPRPIFIHNCDDGASAMGKRSPLKISVH; translated from the exons ATGGCAGAAATTGAAGAAATCAGCAGAAAACTGAAAGGAACGCAGTTCCTGAAGATCGAGGTGGTGGACGACACTGCGCTGATTGATACTGCCCTCATCTCAAAGGGCAAAATCAGCAGACGCCAAGAAAGCAAGACTACCGCGATTGCGATGAAGAAAAGGCCTCGAAAGGATTGGAAAATCAAGAAGACCTGCGCCAAGAAATATTCGAGGCCGGAGATGCTCGCTCTCAGTCTCCGCAATCTCGACCATCAGAGGAACACCTGGTCCCACATCTACGCCGCCCTCACCGCCTCTGTCGCCGCCGAGTACGACGGACTGCTCGCGCCGGCGCCTCCTCGCCCAATATTCATCCACAATTGCG ATGATGGTGCGAGTGCAATGGGGAAAAGAAGCCCTCTGAAAATCTCTGTGCACTGA
- the LOC130997670 gene encoding chitinase-like protein 2: MAANIPSITRLAIIIVAVTAAVAAAESSKEIIVKTVKGQKVCDQGWECKGLSKYCCNQTISDFFQTYQFEDLFAKRNTPVAHAVGFWDYKSFITSAAVYQPHGFGTTGGHDTQMKEVAAFLGHVGAKTSCGYGVATGGPEAWGLCYNKEMSPDKDYCDDYFKYDYPCSPGAQYYGRGAIPLYWNYNYGAAAEALKQDLLNHPEYIEQNATLAFQAAIWRWMTPPKKGLPSAHDAFVGTWKPTKNDTMAKRVPGFGTTMNVLYGDSVCGQGDVDQMNTIISHYQHYLDLMGVGREKAGPHELLTCAEQEPFTAASKSSSS, translated from the exons ATGGCGGCCAATATTCCCAGCATTACGCGTCTGGCGATCATAATTGTAGCTgtgacggcggcggtggcggcggcggagtCATCGAAGGAGATAATCGTGAAAACGGTGAAGGGGCAGAAGGTGTGCGATCAAGGGTGGGAGTGTAAAGGGCTGTCGAAATACTGCTGCAATCAGACCATCTCCGATTTCTTCCAGACTTATCAGTTCGAGGATCTCTTCGCCAAGAGGAACACTCCGGTGGCCCACGCCGTCGGCTTCTGGGACTACAAGTCCTTCATCACCTCCGCCGCCGTTTACCAGCCGCACGGCTTCGGCACCACCGGCGGCCACGACACGCAGATGAAGGAAGTCGCTGCTTTCCTCGGCCACGTCGGCGCCAAGACTTCTT GTGGGTATGGAGTGGCCACCGGCGGGCCGGAGGCGTGGGGGCTGTGCTACAACAAGGAGATGAGTCCCGACAAAGACTACTGCGACGACTACTTCAAATACGACTACCCCTGCTCCCCCGGTGCTCAATACTACGGCCGTGGCGCCATACCTCTCTACTGGAACTACAACTATGGCGCAGCTGCTGAAGCCCTCAAGCAAGACTTGCTCAACCATCCTGAATACATTGAGCAGAACGCGACCCTGGCCTTCCAAGCCGCCATCTGGAGGTGGATGACCCCTCCCAAGAAGGGCCTGCCCTCGGCTCATGATGCCTTTGTGGGCACGTGGAAGCCCACCAAGAACGACACCATGGCCAAGCGCGTCCCCGGCTTTGGAACCACCATGAATGTTCTCTATGGGGATAGTGTTTGCGGGCAGGGTGATGTTGATCAGATGAACACCATCATATCTCACTACCAGCACTATCTTGACCTAATGGGCGTTGGCCGGGAGAAGGCCGGGCCTCACGAGCTGCTCACGTGTGCTGAGCAGGAACCCTTCACGGCAGCCTCTAAATCGTCGTCTTCTTGA